In Amycolatopsis sp. FBCC-B4732, the genomic stretch AGCTGGCCCGCATCAAGCGCGACCTGCACCAGCAGCTCGGGCGCGACGCGACCCACGAGGAGCTGGCGGCCGAGTCGGGCATCCCGGCGCACAAGATCTCGGACCTGCTCGACCACTCGCGTGACCCGGTAAGCCTGGACATGCCGGTCGGCACCGAGGAAGACGCTCCGCTGGGCGACTTCATCGAGGACTCCGAGGCGACCGACGCCGAGAGTGCCGTCATCTCCAGCCTCCTGCAGGACGACCTGCGCCGGGTGCTCTCGACGCTGGACGACCGCGAGCAGCAGGTCATCCGCCTCCGCTACGGCCTCGACGACGGCCAGCCCCGCACGCTCGACCAGATCGGCAAGCACTTCGGGCTCTCCCGCGAGCGCGTCCGCCAGATCGAGCGCGAGGTCATGTCGAAGCTCCGCCAGGGCGAGCGCGCGGACCGGCTCCGCGCCTACGCCAGCTGACCCGACCGTCTCCAGGGCGGGCGCACTCCGTGCGCCCGCCCTCTTTTTTTGGCGTGGGCCCAAGCCGACGACCAGGCATTCCGCGCGGCGCGAAAATTTTCCACGAAAACCGCGTTTTGCCTCCGACGAGCCTGGGTAGCAACCTTCCGCCGGCACCCGTTCGGCCGCGTTGACTTATGACTTCGGTCACGCCACATTCGTGGAGCGGCTTCGAGCACCGGCATCGGCCTCGCGACCGGGTGTGCACGCATCCGGGAGCTTCCCCCGGGAGGTCGGGTCCGTCGGGGTGGACCCGGCCTCCCGACCAGCTCCCGCAACGCACCGGCGGCACAACGCGAACGCACCGGGGCGGCACACGCGCACCCCCACCAGCCGGACCTCCCCGCAACCCCGATCCGAAGCCAGAACACGGCCGGCCGTAGTCACAATCGGGCTTCGGGGTTGTGGGGGACACCGAGCCCAGGGTTGCGGCAACCAAGCCCAGGGTTGCGGGAACCGAGCCCCCCAGCCGAACGCAAACCGCGTGGGGTGGCCCACAGTGACCGCATGCCTCTTCGGCGTGCCCTCCCCCGCCGCATAAGCTGACCGGATCCCGGAGCTGGCAAAGGAGCCTGGCAGTGCCGTCCACCACGTTTCAGCACACCGAAGTCCTCCCGCTGGGCAAGGACACCACCACCGAATACCGGCTGGTCACCGACCAGGGCGTCGAGACCGTCGAAGCCGCCGGGCGGACCTTCCTCAAGATCGATCCCGAAGCGCTCACCACCCTCGCGCGCACCGCCATCACCGACATCCAGCACCTGCTGCGCACGTCACACCTGAAGCAGCTGCGCGCCATCGTCGATGACCCCGAAGCCTCCGGGAACGACCGGTTCGTCGCCATGGACCTGCTGCGCAACGCCGCCATCTCGGCCGGTGGGGTGCTGCCCATGTGCCAGGACACCGGGACCGCCATCGTCGTCGGCAAGCGCGGTGAGGGCGTCCTGACCGGCGGGGACGACGAGCGCGCGCTCTCGCAGGGCATCTTCGACGCCTACCAGCAGCTCAACCTGCGCTACTCGCAGATGGCGCCGGTCACCTTCTGGGACGAGCGCAACACGGGCACCAACCTCCCCGCCCAGATCGAGCTCTACCACAAGGAGGGCGACGCCTCCTACGAGTTCCTCTTCATGGCCAAGGGCGGCGGCAGCGCCAACAAGACGTTCCTGTACCAGGAAACCAAGGCCGTCCTGAACCCGAAGCGGCTCGCCCGGTTCCTCGACGAGAAGCTGCGCAGCCTCGGCACCGCGGCCTGCCCGCCGTACCACCTCGCGATCGTCGTGGGCGGGATGTCGGCCGAGTTCAACCTCAAGGTCGCGAAGCTCGCCTCCGCGCGCTACCTCGACAACCTGCCGACCGAGGGCTCGGAGCTGGGGCACGCCTTCCGCGACCCGAGCCTGGAGCAGCAGGTCCTGGAGATGACCCGGCAGTTCGGCATCGGCGCGCAGTTCGGCGGCAAGTACTTCTGCCACGACGTCCGCGTCGTCCGGCTCCCCCGCCACGGCGCGTCCTGCCCCGTCGGCATCGCCGTCTCCTGCTCCGCCGACCGGCAGGCCAAGGCCAAGATCACCGCCGACGGCGTGTTCATCGAACAGCTCGAGCGCGACCCGGCGCAGTTCCTCCCCGAGGTCACCGAAGAGGACCTCTCCGACGACGTCGTGAGCGTCGACCTCAACCGGCCGATGGCCGAGATCCGCGCGCAGCTCTCGCAGCTGCCGGTCAAGACGCGGCTTTCGCTCACCGGGCCGCTGGTCGTCGCGCGCGACATCGCGCACGCCAAGATCGCCGAGCGCCTCGACGCCGGTGAGGGGATGCCGGACTACCTGAAGAACCACCCGGTCTACTACGCCGGCCCGGCGAAGACGCCCGAGGGCTACGCGTCCGGCTCGTTCGGGCCGACCACGGCCGGGCGGATGGACTCCTACGTCGAGCAGTTCCAGGCCGCCGGCGGCTCACTCGTCATGCTGGCCAAGGGAAACCGCTCGAAGCAGGTGACGGCCGCGTGCCAGGCGCACGGCGGCTTCTACCTCGGCTCGATCGGCGGCCCGGCGGCGCGGCTCGCGCAGGACTGCATCAAGAAGGTCGACGTCCTCGAGTACGCCGAGCTCGGCATGGAAGCCGTGTGGAAGATCGAGGTCGAGGACTTCCCGGCGTTCATCGTCATCGACGACAAGGGCAACGACTTCTTCGCCAGCACCGGCGACCCGGTGCTGCAGATCAGCTTCCGTTAGCACGCAGGGGAAGGGGACACCGGCCCGCCGCCGGTGCCCCCTTTCTTCCCTGCTCCCTCAGCCGACGCGCTCGATCCGCGCGCGCCGGATGAGGAACTTTCCGGGCTCCCGAACCTGTTCGAAGGCCGCGTTGTTGAGCAGCGTGCAGCTGCCCGACACCGACGTGACTTCCACCGTGGTGGACTTCGAGTTGTCCAGGTTCGTCACCTTCAGCCGGGTCCCCGCCGGGAACTGGTTGCTCGACGCGGCCGGTGAGCCGCCTTCGCCCGAGAGCGTCACGGTCGACCCCGCGCACACGACGTCGCCGGCGGCGCCGGTGTCCACTCCGGACTGGACCGGCTGCTGGTTCTGTTGCTGCGGCCGGCCTTGCTGCGCCGGGGCCTGCTGGGCCGGTGCTTGGGCAGCCGGGGCCTGCGCGCCTTGGCCGTTGCCCGCCACGACGTTCGCCGTGCACTCCGCGACCTGACGCCGCTGCTGGATCAGGTCGACCACCGCCTGCCGGTTGGCGATGCGCGCCGTCGACTGCGCGTCCGGGTTCGCCTGCTGGCCCGCGATGAAGTTCAGGTTGTTCTGCAGTGCGGTGTCGAGTCCTGCGCAGTTCTCCTTGGGAGCTTCGGCCGCGTTGCTCGCCGGGCTGCTCAGCGCGATCGCGGTCGCGGTGATGCCGGAAACGCCCAGCAACGCGGCCAGCCCGATGGTCGCCTGCTTGCGGTGCCGACCACTACTCAACCGGGGCATGCGCCCCTCCTCTCTGATCACCACCTCACTCCGGGACACGGCCCGATAACGAAGGCGGTTCACCGGATCCGCGAAATTTTCGACGGCTTCGACGGCGGAGTTCAGCCGACCGGTACGCCGTGGTCCGAACCATTGACGCGCGCGGCCGTGGCCAGCGCCCAGCGTCCGGTGGTGAGCAGGCCCAGCGCGAACACCAGCGCCCCGCAGACCGCGACGATCACCCAGGCCACCCGGTCCGCCGCGGGCGTCGCCGCCGCGACGACCGCGCCGATCACCGCCACGCCCAGGGAAGCCCCGACCTGGCGGCTCGTCGACGCCACCGCCGCCGCGAGACCCGCGCGCTCCCGCGGCATCCCCGACACCGCGGCGTTGGTGATCGGCGCGTTGAGCATGCCGAACCCGGCGCCGAAGCACACGTAACCCAGCACCAGCACCGGAATCGGCGTCGCCGGGCCGATCCCGGCGAGCACGAAGCCGGACACGGCGATCCCGGCGCCGGCGACCAGCAGCGGCAGCCGCGGCCCGCGGGCGGCGACCACCCGGCCCGACAGCGGCGCGCACACCGCCGTCACCGCGGCCATCGGCAACGTCAGCAAACCCGCGTGCAGCGCGGAAAACCCGCGGGTGTCCTGCAGGTACAGCGAGTTGAGGAAGAGGAACCCGGACAGCGCCGCGAAGCCGGTGACGGCGGTGAGCGTCGCGCCGGAGAACGGGACGCTGCGGAAGAACCTCAGTTCCAGCAACGGATCCGTGCGCCGCCGCTCATACGGGAGCAGGACGGCCAGCGCGATCGCGGCCACGGCGAAGCACCCGATGATCTCCGGCGACGTCCAGCCCGCGCCGCGGCCTTCGATGATCGCGTAGGTGAGCGTGGCCAGCAGCACGATGACCAGCAGCTGCCCGAACGGGTCGAGGCGGCGCGGGTGCGGCGAACGGGATTCGGGCACGAAGAACGCCGTCAGCACGATCGCGGCGACGCCGACCGGGACGTTGATCCAGAAGATCGAGCGCCAGCCCGCCCAGCCGACGAGCGCGCCGCCGACCACCGGCCCGACCGCCATGCTCAGCCCGACCACCCCGGCCCACACGCCGATCGCGCGGGCGCGCTCGCGGGGTTCGGTGAAGACGTTGGTGACGATGGACAGCGCGACCGGGTTCAGCATCGACCCGCCGATGGCCTGCAGCGCGCGGAAGGCGATCAGCGTCCCGACGTTGGGGGCGACGCCGCACAGCAGCGAGCCGAGGCTGAACAGCGCGAGCCCGGTCTGGAACGTGCGGCGCCGCCCGATCCGGTCGGCGGTCGAGCCGGACAGCATGAGCAGGCTCGCCAGCACGAGCGTGTACGCGTCGATCGTCCACTGCAGACTCGAGACGGACGCGCCCAGGTCTTCGCGGATCGCCGGCAGGGCGAGGTTCACGATCGTGTTGTCGAGCCCGACGATGAACAAGCTCAGACAGCAGACGGCCAGGACGACCCGGGGCCGGACGGGCTGGGGCACCGCACCCTCGCAAGTAGTTGCACGGACAATATTAAGCACTGTACAACTAATTGGGTGCGGGCCTCATCAGGCCGGGAACAGCTCCGTGAGCCGCGTGAGGGTCTTCTCGATGCCCTCGGCGTTCTTGCGCGGGAACGGGCTGAGCGTGATGGCCAGCGGGAACTTCGCCGTCGACCAGTCGAACGTCTCGGTGACCTCGGTGCGGCCGCCGTCGAGGGGTTCGAGGCGCCAGCGCCAGCGGTGGCCGTTGAAGTGCCGCCACGCGATCAGGCGGCCTTCTTCGAATTCGACCACGGTGTTGAGGATCTTGTAGGACGGGCCCAGCTTCATGTCCATGCCGAACGTGGCGCCGAGCGAGAGCCGGTCCGGACCTCCCGGCTGGGCGGCCCGGACCGTGCCGGATCCGTCGATGAGCGGGTGCTGGGCCGGATCGGCCAGGAGCCCGAAGATCTTCTCCGGGGTCGTGGCGACGATCGCGGTGCGTGAGACCTGGCGGCTTCCCATCACCCGAGCCTAGGCCAGGGTGATCACTTCGGCGGCGTGGTCTTCAGCACCACGGTGCGCTGGTCCAGCGGCGCGGCCAGCGCGACCGAGATCACCGGGTACCGGATGTCCATCGTGCACATCTGGCCGGTCTGGGCCTTGGTCTCGCTGAGGTTGACGACGACGTGGTCGCCCCCCTGCTCGGTCGCCTCGCCGAGGGCGTGCCCGCACCCGCCCTCCTGGGCGCGGATGTTGAGCACGGTGCCCCCGTTGGCCGTCCACACCTCGTGCGGGAAACCACTGGGCAAGGCGGTCGCATCGACCTTGGCCGGCGGCACCGGCGTACTGCCTTCGGGCACGGTGAGCCGCGGCTTGCCCGGCGGGTTCGCCGACGGCGTCCCGGGCAGCACCGACTCACTGGGCGACGTCGAAACGCTCCCTGTCGGCGCGGCGGAATCACCCCCGGCAGCGGGCTGGCTGGTGGGCATGTCCTGGCCGGCGCAGGCCGTCGCCATCAGCAGGAACGCGCCTGTCCCGACCACCTTCGCTAAGTACCTCATGCCCCGAAGACGGAATGGGTGAGGTGCGGGGTTGCACGGAAGATCGATCCGCTTGGATTCCGCGGCGAGCGCCCCAATGTGGCGTTCGGGCGGGGCCGGGCGCGGGCCGGGGCGGCGGGATCGGAGCGGCGGGCACTGCACGGCCGGGCCTCGGGCTGGGGCGAAGGTGGGATCGGCTTCGGCGGGACCAGGCGCGGCCAATCCTGGCAAGCCCGGCGCAGCCGGGTCGGGCCTCGGGCGGGGCGGGATCCGGGACCGCCCCGCCGGGTGAGCTCGCCCGGCGGGGCGGAGCGGGATCGGGTCGGACCTGGCGGGCCGGGCAAGCGTGGCCTGCCAGAAGGCGGGTCCGGGGCGAGCCGGCCGGGCGGGCTTGGGGCGGGGCGAGGCGGGATCGGGTCGGGCGTGGCCGGCCGGGTGAGCTCGACGCGACCAGCGAGCGGGTCGGGGGCGGGCCGAGCTGGAGGTCCGGAGGCGGCCGAGCTGGAGTGGGGCGGGCTTGGCGCGGGGCGGGGCGGGCCGAGCTGGGGTCGAGGCGGCCTTGGCGCGGGTGAGGTGGGGCGGCCTTGGCGCGGGGCGAGGCGAGCCGGGGCGGGGCGGCACTTTCACGTGAAAGTGCGCCGCCGAAGCTCCCGCGCGTGGTCCGGGAGGGCAGCCCCGGGCCTCCCGAGGGGCGCCCTCCCAGCGTTCGGGGCGAGGAGAGGCGGCACTTTCACGTGAAAGTGCGCCGCCGAAGCTTCCGGGCGTGGTCCGGGAGGGCAGCCCCGGGCCTCCCGAGGGGCGCCCTCCCAGCGTTCGGGGCGAGGAGAGGCGGCACTTTCACGTGAAAGTGCCGCCGAAGCTCCCGCGCGTGGTCCGGGAGGGCGGCCCCAGGCTTCCCGAGGGGCGCCCTCCCAGCGTCCGGGGCGGGGTCAGCCCTGGTGGAGCACCACCGTTCGGGTGCCGAGCGGCTCGGTCAGGGCCAGCGGGACCGTGATCTCGCGGATGTAGTCCGGGCACATCTGGCCCTTCTTCGCCGAGCTGACCGCGATCAGCACCACCACCTGCTGCGCGGTCTGCTCACCGACGCGCGCCGAGATGTGGCGGCAGCCGCCCTCCTCTGCCTGCAGGGTCAGTGTCTTGCCGTCGAGGCTGCGGGTCAGGCTGCGGGGGTAGCCCTCCGGCAGGGAACGGGCGTCGACCTGGGACTCCGCTATCACGTCGTCGCCCGGGGCGATGCCCTGTGTCGGGCGGCCGACCGTCTGGGACGGAGGCGGCGGAGCCGGCACAGAAGCAGACGAAGACGACGAAGGCGAAGACGACGTCGCGCCGGAGTCCGAACGGGCTCCGCACGCGGTCAGCGTCAGGAGCAGCAGGACCGTACCCAGCAGTGTGCGCATACCTGCCAGACGGACCGGACCCCGAAACGGTTGCATCCACCGGTCCGCCGGTCGCCGCCTTCACAGCCGGCCGGCCGCCACGAAGACGCAGAGCGCGAGGATCAGGGTGTTGACGCCGACGTTCCGCCATTCCGCCGGCCGGTGCCCCGCGATCGCCAGCCGACCGTGCATCGCCATGGCACCCACCATCACCACGGCCGGCCCGACGGCCGCCCAGCCGGTCAGCGCCGGCGCGATGCCCAGCAGCACCGGCAGGATCAGGCCCACCACCGCGAACAGCTCGCAGATCGCGGTCAACCGGATCACGGGCAGCGGGTAGGCGGCCGCGCCGGTCTGGCCGGTTTCCAGCATCCGCTCCCGTGACATGGTCGACTTGAGCGCGCCCGAGACGGCGAAGATCGCGGCCGGCAGTACCTGGCCGATCCACAGTGCGACGGTCATCGTGTCCTCCCAGTGGGTGTCACCGGAGGGACGAGGCGGCCGGGCGGAACGTGACAGTCAGTCCGTGCGGCCCAGTCGGGTCGAGAAGCTCAGCCGGTCACCGCGGTACAGCGAGCGCACGCGCTCGAACGGCACCCCGTCCGGCCCCCACGAAACGCGGTGCAGCAGCAGCATCGGCAGGGCCGGGTTGGTCCCGATCAGCAGCGCTTCCCGCGGGGTCGCCAGCACCGTCTCGACCCGCTCCTCGGCGCCGTCGAACACGACCCCGAGCCGCTCGCTCAGGCACGCGTACAGCGACTGCTCCGGGTCGAAGACGTCCAGCAGGTCCGGGAACCGCTCGACGAGGAGATATGTCGACTCCAGCCCGACGCGTTCCTCGTCGGCCAGCAGCACCCGCTCGAGGTGGAACACTTCGGCGTCCGACGTCACCTGCAGGTCGGCGGCGAGCGCGCTGCCGGCCAGGCGCCTCTCCAGCGTGATGACGTTGCGGCCCGGCCGGATGCCCTGGCGCCGCAGCCCTTCGGTGTAGCTGACCAGGGCCAGCGGCTGGACGAGCTTCGGGCCGGCGACGTACGTGCCGCTCCCCTGGCGGCGGCTGAGCTTGCCTTCGAGGACCAGTTCGCTCACCGCCTGGCGCACGGTCGCCCGGGACACCTCGAACCGTTCGCACAATTCCCGTTCGGTGGGCAGCACCGCGCCTTCGCCGAGTTCCGCGATCACCGCCAGCAGTTCGACCTTCACCGCGTAGTAGCGCGGGACGCGGCCGTGCGCGGGAATCCCGTCGAGCACGGGACCGTCGGCGGACAGGCGGGAATGGCGCGAAGGGGCGGGCACGGAATCGACCCTATTCGGTTCCCCGAGCACGGTGGTTCGCTGTGGCACGCAACACGGCCGTTACCCGGAGGATCACCCGGATGCGTTCGGCGCGATTTCCGCCGGTCCGGCGTTCACGGACGGGAAACAGCCGGTGAATTCCGGGGGCACCGCGCCCGGAACCGGACGCCGGGTACGCCGCCGGTGAGAAATCACCCAACCGCCCGAAAGATCCGAAGAAAGTCGGTTGTCCCGGTCTGTGACCACCTGGTGTAGTCATGGGGCCGCTCTCGAGCTCGGCTTCCACAGTGGACACTGGAAGGACTGATCCCCTTGGCTCCCAAGCGCTGGTTCACCCTGCTCAGAAACGTCGCCACCGCGGTGGCCGCGGTCGCCGCGGCGGCTTCGTTCGCCACTCCGGCGATCGCCGCCCAGCCGCCGTCCACCGACGTCGTCGGCGGGACGCGGGCCGCACAGGGCGAGTTCCCGTTCATGGTCCGGCTTTCCATGGGCTGCGGCGGGGCGCTGTACACCAACCAGATCGTGCTGACCGCCGCCCACTGCGTCAGCCGGACGGGGTCGAACACCTCGATCACGGCGACCGTCGGCGTCGTCGACCTGCAGAGCACGAGCGCCAAGAAGATCAAGTCGACCTACGTCTACCAGTCGCCCACCTACGGCACCTCGACCGGTGGCGACTGG encodes the following:
- a CDS encoding septal ring lytic transglycosylase RlpA family protein; amino-acid sequence: MPRLSSGRHRKQATIGLAALLGVSGITATAIALSSPASNAAEAPKENCAGLDTALQNNLNFIAGQQANPDAQSTARIANRQAVVDLIQQRRQVAECTANVVAGNGQGAQAPAAQAPAQQAPAQQGRPQQQNQQPVQSGVDTGAAGDVVCAGSTVTLSGEGGSPAASSNQFPAGTRLKVTNLDNSKSTTVEVTSVSGSCTLLNNAAFEQVREPGKFLIRRARIERVG
- a CDS encoding DoxX family protein; the encoded protein is MTVALWIGQVLPAAIFAVSGALKSTMSRERMLETGQTGAAAYPLPVIRLTAICELFAVVGLILPVLLGIAPALTGWAAVGPAVVMVGAMAMHGRLAIAGHRPAEWRNVGVNTLILALCVFVAAGRL
- a CDS encoding fumarate hydratase translates to MPSTTFQHTEVLPLGKDTTTEYRLVTDQGVETVEAAGRTFLKIDPEALTTLARTAITDIQHLLRTSHLKQLRAIVDDPEASGNDRFVAMDLLRNAAISAGGVLPMCQDTGTAIVVGKRGEGVLTGGDDERALSQGIFDAYQQLNLRYSQMAPVTFWDERNTGTNLPAQIELYHKEGDASYEFLFMAKGGGSANKTFLYQETKAVLNPKRLARFLDEKLRSLGTAACPPYHLAIVVGGMSAEFNLKVAKLASARYLDNLPTEGSELGHAFRDPSLEQQVLEMTRQFGIGAQFGGKYFCHDVRVVRLPRHGASCPVGIAVSCSADRQAKAKITADGVFIEQLERDPAQFLPEVTEEDLSDDVVSVDLNRPMAEIRAQLSQLPVKTRLSLTGPLVVARDIAHAKIAERLDAGEGMPDYLKNHPVYYAGPAKTPEGYASGSFGPTTAGRMDSYVEQFQAAGGSLVMLAKGNRSKQVTAACQAHGGFYLGSIGGPAARLAQDCIKKVDVLEYAELGMEAVWKIEVEDFPAFIVIDDKGNDFFASTGDPVLQISFR
- a CDS encoding MFS transporter; this encodes MPQPVRPRVVLAVCCLSLFIVGLDNTIVNLALPAIREDLGASVSSLQWTIDAYTLVLASLLMLSGSTADRIGRRRTFQTGLALFSLGSLLCGVAPNVGTLIAFRALQAIGGSMLNPVALSIVTNVFTEPRERARAIGVWAGVVGLSMAVGPVVGGALVGWAGWRSIFWINVPVGVAAIVLTAFFVPESRSPHPRRLDPFGQLLVIVLLATLTYAIIEGRGAGWTSPEIIGCFAVAAIALAVLLPYERRRTDPLLELRFFRSVPFSGATLTAVTGFAALSGFLFLNSLYLQDTRGFSALHAGLLTLPMAAVTAVCAPLSGRVVAARGPRLPLLVAGAGIAVSGFVLAGIGPATPIPVLVLGYVCFGAGFGMLNAPITNAAVSGMPRERAGLAAAVASTSRQVGASLGVAVIGAVVAAATPAADRVAWVIVAVCGALVFALGLLTTGRWALATAARVNGSDHGVPVG
- a CDS encoding SRPBCC family protein codes for the protein MGSRQVSRTAIVATTPEKIFGLLADPAQHPLIDGSGTVRAAQPGGPDRLSLGATFGMDMKLGPSYKILNTVVEFEEGRLIAWRHFNGHRWRWRLEPLDGGRTEVTETFDWSTAKFPLAITLSPFPRKNAEGIEKTLTRLTELFPA
- a CDS encoding GntR family transcriptional regulator, which gives rise to MPAPSRHSRLSADGPVLDGIPAHGRVPRYYAVKVELLAVIAELGEGAVLPTERELCERFEVSRATVRQAVSELVLEGKLSRRQGSGTYVAGPKLVQPLALVSYTEGLRRQGIRPGRNVITLERRLAGSALAADLQVTSDAEVFHLERVLLADEERVGLESTYLLVERFPDLLDVFDPEQSLYACLSERLGVVFDGAEERVETVLATPREALLIGTNPALPMLLLHRVSWGPDGVPFERVRSLYRGDRLSFSTRLGRTD